The following proteins are co-located in the Gigantopelta aegis isolate Gae_Host chromosome 5, Gae_host_genome, whole genome shotgun sequence genome:
- the LOC121373401 gene encoding uncharacterized protein LOC121373401, whose translation MAEKSDGLTNIAEQIRRLEKEKEALEKRQKEKEEADRANEEKRLLQQKLSVLQQEVTSLKGSNTINISPSTSAISPGGRQRRSYGFDVRDSDVLGMLGDNKTVQNLQNQFLGSPNLARGNYAYSEEETSEEDAEDVMSTRHKQMLQQNRDILVENMIPDDIFNDLIASKILTTADVGRIKEKNTRESMNEELLNNIVRRSDRAFHVFVRSLRKTLQDYLANRIDPSSRSSKKKRKRHTGELNVNVDCEEVTPLNKKRGVCTCQEVEEQILIMAKNAYRNIRRRDGTPAAFEQFRKELGQTNAIIKDSMEIMHTLKILCRHGEVTDVSYGSVKFTMICPSVFVVKDLWQLYVSGKLLEIFQDGLVTKTLRKVCKARDIRLRVRILEREYLQCLRELEMKDKTISASPVSKRVRPSHSRVLRSTRKRNVCENISNQSCKLPHPSGETRRAFKEIHTNTPIMPKSAGVKKLCIVQELEKQSRCPLSPCNKIRLRSQDLLR comes from the exons ATGGCCGAGAAATCTGACGGACTCACAAATATCGCTGAGCAGATCCGGAGGTTGGAGAAAGAGAAGGAGGCACTGGAAAAACGAcagaaggagaaggaggaggCAGACAGGGCTAACGAGGAGAAGCGACTTCTTCAGCAGAAACTGTCGGTTCTACAGCAGGAAGTGACATCACTGAAAGGAAGTAATACAAT AAACATCTCACCATCCACATCAGCCATTAGTCCTGGTGGTCGTCAGCGGCGATCGTACGGTTTTGATGTACGAGATTCTGATGTTCTGGGCATGCTCGGAGATAACAAAACAGTCCAAAATTTACAGAACCAGTTCCTTGGCTCGCCAAATCTCGCTCGTGGAAATTATGCATATTCAGAAGAGGAGACTTCGGAAGAAGATG CTGAAGACGTTATGAGTACCAGACACAAACAGATGCTACAACAAAACCGAGACATCCTCGTCGAGAACATGATCCCTGATGACATATTCAACGACCTGATCGCCAGTAAGATATTAACGACGGCGGATGTGGGACGTATCAAGGAGAAGAATACGCGAGAGTCGATGAACGAAGAACTCCTAAACAACATCGTACGCAGGTCGGACAGAGCCTTCCACGTGTTTGTGCGGTCGTTACGCAAAACACTGCAGGATTATCTAGCCAATCGGATTGATCCGTCGTCACGGTCAAGCAAGAAAAAACGGAAAAGACATActg GTGAACTAAACGTGAATGTGGACTGTGAAGAGGTGACTCCTCTAAACAAGAAGAGAGGGGTGTGCACGTGCCAGGAAGTGGAAGAACAGATTCTTATCATGGCCAAGAATGCGTACCGGAACATTCGCCGGCGAGACGGCACACCAGCCGCGTTTGAACAGTTCCGCAAAGAACTGGGCCAGACGAACGCCATCATTAAAGACTCCATGGAGATAATGCACACGCTGAAGATCTTGTGTCGCCATGGCGAAGTGACAGATGTGTCGTATGGGAGCGTGAAGTTCACGATGATATGTCCGTCTGTGTTTGTGGTGAAGGACCTGTGGCAGTTGTATGTGTCCGGGAAGTTGTTGGAGATTTTCCAAGACGGGCTCGTTACGAAGACGTTGCGCAAGGTGTGCAAGGCGAGGGACATCAGGTTGCGGGTTAGAATTCTTGAACGGGAGTATCTGCAGTGTCTGAGGGAATTAG AAATGAAAGACAAGACCATAAGTGCTAGTCCGGTGTCTAAACGAGTCCGTCCAAGTCATTCCAGAGTTCTACGA AGCAccagaaaaagaaatgtttgtgaaaatatttcaaaccAATCCTGCAAACTACCACATCCTTCTGGAGAAACCAGGAGGGCCTTTAAAGAAAT tCACACAAATACACCCATAATGCCAAAGAGTGCTGGAGTAAAGAAACTGTGTATTGTACAAGAACTAGAGAAGCAGTCGAGATGTCCTCTTTCACCGTGTAACAAAATACGACTGCGGTCACAAGATCTACTTAGATAA
- the LOC121373569 gene encoding CBP80/20-dependent translation initiation factor-like yields MAGRGRGRGRGLLAAIKPQITTESGAGGDHSSARIIQSEIKSESDNATSQPRALTKHTSYEPSSPSPPTHGSFTSSFSTAPQTSTFMAASTSMSARSSFPLSSASAPTSEHSASASASTHQDHPQPASSAQRGSASAAATTTTTKGSGRLGDLEEQLDRLCVYDEDADDRDAMEIVQTMKALMCSSDDLKKASEMLYRRCVSDVNVAKTGALICNSLASIEVDGTKFRSCILSYLQKDFEGKDDLRRESSSRFLGFFTFLCQIFGEMRTATGEHFRPLITPIFHCVDLMLGVSDRDVQAKTKENADEIECILLQFQSVGKELENLDEEKMTKTIETIRMKIINNGTSPQIRCILLELVECYGRKFDQAPNDVTRFYCDTMAEILAGLVV; encoded by the exons GAAATCAAGTCTGAATCCGATAACGCAACATCACAACCGAGAGCattaacaaaacacacatcATACGAACCTTCGTCACCATCCCCACCAACCCATGGCTCATTCACATCATCATTTTCCACGGCACCGCAAACATCAACCTTCATGGCAGCATCCACGTCAATGTCTGCCAGAAGTTCATTCCCTCTGTCATCGGCCTCGGCTCCCACGTCAGAACATtcagcatcagcatcagcatcCACCCATCAAGACCATCCACAACCAGCTTCATCGGCACAAAGAGGTTCGGCATCAGCTGCAGCTACAACAACGACGACGAAAGGTTCTGGAAGACTTGGTGATCTGGAGGAACAGTTGGACagattgtgtgtgtatgatgaAGACGCGGACGATCGGGATGCGATGGAGATTGTACAGACAATGAAAGCTTTGATGTGTTCGTCCGATGATCTGAAAAAGGCGTCCGAGATGCTGTATCGTAGATGTGTCAGTGACGTGAACGTTGCAAAGACCGGTGCACTGATTTGCAACTCGCTCGCATCCATTGAAGTGGACGGGACAAAATTCCGGTCATGTATCTTAAGTTATCTTCAGAAAGATTTCGAAG gcAAGGATGACCTACGAAGAGAGTCATCTTCAAGGTTTTTAGGATTTTTCACATTTCTGTGCCAGATATTTGGTGAGATGCGAACTGCGACTGGCGAACACTTCCGACCACTGATAACTCCGATATTTCACTGTGTCGACCTAATGTTGGGAGTTAGTGACAGAGATGTTCAAGCAAAAACCAAAGAAAATGCCGACGAGATTGAGTGTATTTTGCTGCAG TTTCAGTCAGTTGGAAAAGAACTTGAAAATCTTGACGAAGAGAAAATGACTAAAACCATTGAGACGATTCGgatgaaaattattaataatgg aACTTCACCACAGATAAGATGTATATTGTTGGAATTAGTGGAGTGTTACGGCAGGAAGTTTGATCAGGCGCCCAACGACGTCACACGCTTTTACTGTGACACTATGGCCGAGATTCTGGCAGGGCTTGTTGTCTGA